Proteins encoded within one genomic window of Fibrobacterota bacterium:
- a CDS encoding rhomboid family intramembrane serine protease — protein MFIPIGDDNSGRTLTPFVVYGLIAANGLMWFTQLRLGQAFTYGWATIPYEITHGVDLVRASAMDIHGRNVAIPQYPGPSPIYLTLLTSMFMHGGWMHILGNMLYLWIFGDQIEDLLGHGKFLLFYLACGLGAGFAQIIFQPDSSIPCLGASGAIAGVLGAYLIKYPTNPVRVLMWRYITRMPAAVVLGMWILLQIFSQVSTPAGEASGVAYMAHIGGFTVGVILIFLLARARPPARRPGMFPGAWNR, from the coding sequence ATGTTCATTCCCATTGGCGACGATAATTCCGGCCGCACGCTCACTCCCTTCGTGGTCTATGGCCTCATCGCCGCCAACGGGCTGATGTGGTTCACGCAGTTGCGCCTGGGCCAGGCCTTCACCTACGGTTGGGCCACCATCCCTTACGAGATCACCCATGGGGTCGACCTGGTGCGGGCCTCGGCCATGGATATCCACGGCCGCAATGTGGCGATCCCCCAATACCCCGGCCCTTCCCCCATCTACCTGACCCTCCTCACTTCGATGTTCATGCATGGGGGTTGGATGCACATCCTCGGCAACATGCTTTATCTATGGATCTTCGGCGATCAAATCGAGGATCTGCTCGGGCATGGGAAGTTCCTGTTGTTCTATCTGGCCTGCGGCTTGGGGGCGGGATTCGCGCAAATCATCTTCCAACCGGACTCCTCCATCCCTTGCCTGGGCGCTTCCGGGGCCATCGCCGGCGTCCTGGGCGCATACCTCATCAAGTATCCGACCAATCCCGTGCGGGTGCTGATGTGGCGCTATATCACCCGCATGCCGGCGGCCGTGGTGTTGGGGATGTGGATCCTGCTGCAAATCTTCAGCCAGGTGAGCACCCCGGCGGGGGAGGCCAGCGGGGTGGCCTACATGGCCCATATCGGCGGGTTCACGGTGGGCGTGATCCTGATCTTCCTGCTGGCCCGCGCCCGTCCGCCCGCGCGCCGGCCGGGAATGTTCCCGGGCGCCTGGAACCGCTGA
- a CDS encoding helix-turn-helix transcriptional regulator, translated as MAQKPSLRSRKARPEGPGRPARPERRSYAQACGLAKALDVVGERWTLLLARDLMLGPKRFSELQRGLDGLAPNLLAARLKEMEALGLVEKSSASGARVEAYVLTAAGRELEPALHALGQWGFRYLAQPDPADRKELAWALFALKRRYRGTDRPLLAEIRCEGRIFQYHLEGDHAELREGSQRLPEILLQGEGDAFRALFFRGESASALRAAKKLEFGGSEGKLRDFLRAFALKA; from the coding sequence GTGGCTCAGAAGCCCTCCCTGCGTTCCCGGAAAGCCCGCCCTGAAGGCCCTGGGCGTCCCGCGCGCCCGGAGCGGCGCAGCTACGCGCAAGCCTGCGGTCTGGCCAAGGCCCTGGACGTGGTAGGGGAACGCTGGACCTTGCTTTTAGCGCGCGATCTGATGCTCGGCCCCAAGCGCTTTTCGGAATTGCAGCGCGGCCTGGACGGGCTGGCCCCCAACCTGCTGGCCGCGCGCTTGAAGGAGATGGAGGCCCTGGGGCTGGTGGAAAAATCCTCCGCCTCCGGCGCGCGCGTCGAAGCCTATGTCCTCACCGCCGCCGGCCGCGAATTGGAACCGGCCCTGCATGCCTTGGGCCAGTGGGGTTTCCGCTACCTGGCCCAGCCCGATCCCGCCGATCGGAAAGAGCTGGCTTGGGCCTTGTTCGCCCTCAAGCGAAGATATCGCGGAACGGATAGGCCCTTGCTCGCCGAGATCCGCTGCGAAGGGCGGATATTCCAATACCATCTGGAAGGCGACCACGCGGAATTGAGGGAGGGCTCCCAACGTTTGCCGGAAATCCTGCTCCAGGGAGAGGGCGATGCCTTCCGGGCCCTTTTCTTCCGGGGCGAATCGGCAAGCGCACTACGGGCCGCGAAGAAATTGGAGTTCGGCGGGTCGGAAGGAAAACTGCGCGACTTCCTGAGGGCTTTTGCTTTGAAGGCTTGA
- a CDS encoding LptE family protein produces MPIRLPLLAFALLALAGCYSFSGTTLPSHLRTVRIDPVANKTLESSLADQITQGLEEGFRSRSNLRRVNEGGDAELITVLTDYSQRPQTTSGATVTSYRVDILASVRFIDRVKGDTLYSDDRVPGFGLYAIDRGETEETAKKQAVDGLVKVVLDNSVSGW; encoded by the coding sequence ATGCCCATCCGCCTTCCTCTCCTGGCTTTCGCCCTGCTGGCGCTGGCGGGATGCTATAGCTTCTCCGGCACCACCCTGCCCTCGCATCTGCGCACGGTGCGCATCGATCCCGTGGCCAACAAGACCCTGGAGTCGTCCCTGGCGGATCAGATCACGCAGGGGCTGGAAGAGGGTTTCCGCTCGCGTAGCAATCTGCGCCGCGTGAACGAGGGCGGGGACGCCGAGCTCATCACCGTGCTGACCGATTACTCGCAGCGGCCGCAGACGACCAGCGGCGCCACGGTGACCAGCTATCGCGTGGACATCCTGGCCAGCGTTCGCTTTATCGATCGGGTGAAGGGGGACACGCTTTACAGCGACGATCGGGTGCCCGGTTTCGGGCTGTACGCCATCGATCGGGGCGAGACGGAAGAGACGGCCAAGAAGCAGGCGGTGGATGGCTTGGTCAAGGTGGTCCTGGACAATTCGGTATCGGGGTGGTGA
- a CDS encoding thioesterase family protein — protein MNLLFRLLKTLLFWIVFPARRGILDESVVRFRVWPNDLDTNLHMNNGRYLTLMDLGRLDLLLRNGAIRHVLAQKWYPVLASCQIRFRRPLNLFQRFEIRTRIVTWDEKWIYLEQRILRNGDMALHAYLKAVFVARTGGSVPVTRLLELMGVRQAPPDMPAGMTAWKEAEALATRDAR, from the coding sequence ATGAATCTCCTTTTCCGCCTTCTCAAGACACTGCTGTTCTGGATCGTATTTCCCGCGCGCCGGGGCATCCTCGACGAATCCGTGGTACGCTTCCGCGTCTGGCCCAACGATCTCGATACGAATCTGCATATGAACAACGGCCGCTACCTCACCCTGATGGATCTCGGCCGCTTGGATTTGCTCTTGCGCAACGGCGCCATCCGTCACGTCCTGGCCCAGAAATGGTACCCCGTGCTGGCGAGCTGCCAAATCCGCTTCCGGCGGCCCCTGAACCTGTTCCAGCGGTTCGAGATCCGCACGCGTATCGTGACCTGGGACGAAAAATGGATTTACCTGGAACAGCGCATCCTGCGGAACGGCGACATGGCGCTGCATGCCTATCTTAAAGCGGTTTTCGTGGCCCGCACCGGGGGTAGCGTACCCGTTACCCGCCTGCTGGAGCTGATGGGCGTTCGGCAAGCGCCTCCGGACATGCCCGCAGGCATGACCGCCTGGAAGGAAGCCGAAGCCTTGGCGACCCGGGACGCGCGCTAA
- a CDS encoding diaminopimelate epimerase yields MKFVKMHGTGNDYVYVDLFAGKIADPAKAAVAVSHRRFGIGGDGLILIKPRPDADGEMEMYNADGSMSEMCGNGLRCVAKYVHDHYARGKDELKLMTGAGWRFARIVKRDAAGAAEEVRLDMGAPIWDGPKIPTTLAGEVLEKKLEVAGKSFTFSSVSMGNPHCVIYVDDVARFPVEQIGPLIETHPLFPRKVNVEFVQVISKEEAIQRTWERGSGETWACGTGASAVAAVGYRLGKTGSRLTLRLTGGNLLLEYDGKGSVFMTGNAVEVFQGEFPGL; encoded by the coding sequence ATGAAGTTCGTCAAGATGCACGGTACGGGCAACGATTACGTCTATGTGGACCTATTCGCCGGAAAGATAGCCGATCCGGCCAAGGCGGCGGTGGCAGTATCCCATCGGCGCTTCGGCATCGGCGGGGACGGGCTTATCCTCATCAAGCCGCGCCCGGACGCCGACGGCGAAATGGAGATGTACAACGCCGACGGAAGCATGTCCGAGATGTGCGGCAACGGCCTGCGTTGCGTGGCCAAGTACGTGCACGATCATTATGCCCGCGGCAAGGACGAATTGAAACTGATGACCGGTGCGGGCTGGCGCTTCGCGCGCATCGTCAAGCGGGACGCGGCCGGCGCGGCCGAAGAGGTGCGGTTGGACATGGGCGCGCCCATCTGGGACGGGCCGAAGATCCCGACCACCTTGGCCGGCGAGGTACTGGAGAAGAAGCTGGAAGTGGCCGGGAAATCCTTCACCTTCAGTTCGGTCTCCATGGGCAATCCCCATTGCGTGATCTACGTGGACGACGTGGCCCGCTTTCCGGTAGAGCAGATCGGGCCCTTGATCGAAACCCATCCCCTGTTCCCCCGCAAGGTGAACGTGGAATTCGTGCAGGTGATCTCGAAGGAAGAAGCCATCCAGCGCACCTGGGAGCGGGGCTCCGGCGAGACCTGGGCTTGCGGGACCGGCGCCTCGGCGGTGGCCGCGGTGGGCTATCGCCTGGGCAAGACGGGATCTCGGCTTACCTTACGCCTTACCGGCGGAAACCTCCTCCTGGAGTACGACGGCAAGGGCAGCGTGTTCATGACCGGGAACGCCGTGGAAGTTTTCCAGGGAGAATTCCCGGGCCTATAG
- a CDS encoding nucleotidyltransferase domain-containing protein has translation MHPIPSTLNDADFLEAVAGSLARMPGVEAVMLGGSRAAGRQSPASDWDFSIYYRGNFDVTAVRDLGWPGEVSALGGWGGGVFNGGAWLEAGGRRVDVHYRDLNDVERRIREAEKGEFAIEQLLFYLAGIPTYVIVAELALGQVLSGSLPRPGYPEALKRTAYRIWQDRAEVTLHYALKAYAERGDRAMACGSVARALLEAGHARLARDGVWITNEKTLLAQAGFANADALYAALGPGPEGLVALIERARSLISDNV, from the coding sequence ATGCACCCTATTCCCTCCACGCTAAACGACGCCGATTTCCTGGAGGCGGTCGCGGGCTCCCTGGCCCGCATGCCCGGCGTGGAGGCCGTAATGCTCGGCGGCTCCCGAGCCGCCGGCAGGCAGTCGCCCGCATCGGACTGGGACTTCTCCATCTACTACCGCGGTAACTTCGATGTTACTGCGGTGCGCGACTTGGGCTGGCCCGGCGAAGTCTCCGCCCTAGGGGGATGGGGCGGCGGGGTTTTCAACGGAGGCGCCTGGCTCGAGGCGGGCGGACGCCGGGTGGACGTCCATTACCGGGATCTCAATGACGTGGAGCGCCGCATCCGCGAGGCGGAGAAGGGGGAGTTCGCCATCGAACAACTTCTCTTCTATTTGGCGGGTATCCCTACCTATGTCATAGTGGCCGAACTCGCCTTGGGACAAGTCCTCAGCGGCTCGCTTCCCCGGCCCGGTTATCCGGAGGCGCTCAAGCGTACGGCATACCGCATCTGGCAGGACCGCGCCGAAGTGACCCTTCATTACGCCCTGAAAGCCTATGCCGAACGTGGGGATCGCGCCATGGCCTGCGGATCGGTGGCCCGCGCCCTGTTGGAAGCCGGACATGCGCGGCTCGCGCGCGACGGCGTTTGGATCACCAATGAAAAGACCCTTTTAGCCCAAGCGGGATTCGCCAATGCGGATGCCCTGTATGCTGCCCTCGGCCCCGGGCCCGAGGGCCTGGTCGCGCTGATCGAACGGGCCCGGTCCTTGATTTCCGACAACGTCTGA
- a CDS encoding SPOR domain-containing protein, which yields MPVHILGFFRDPGRKLHRGISWLAMASVAAGISACAGIGGSRTEEPSPPEAAATPSAQSPEAAVPASGRKFQEPGELDRLLDAKPIALAAVKPASQAPQAATAAAKAPEPAKTKGNFRIQIGAESDVDAAQAKKAQYEKMLGGTVDVVFDAPYYKLRWGYFETKQDAEDKILELSDQKIQAFVVKQ from the coding sequence ATGCCCGTCCATATCTTGGGATTCTTTAGGGATCCCGGCCGAAAGCTCCACCGCGGTATCTCCTGGCTGGCGATGGCCAGCGTGGCCGCCGGGATATCCGCCTGCGCCGGAATCGGCGGCTCGCGCACCGAAGAACCTTCCCCGCCAGAGGCCGCGGCAACCCCGTCGGCCCAATCGCCCGAAGCCGCGGTCCCCGCGTCCGGCCGTAAGTTCCAGGAACCCGGGGAACTGGACAGGCTGTTGGATGCCAAGCCCATAGCCCTCGCCGCCGTTAAGCCGGCCAGCCAGGCGCCGCAGGCCGCCACGGCCGCGGCCAAAGCCCCCGAACCCGCCAAAACCAAGGGCAATTTCCGCATCCAGATCGGGGCCGAGTCGGACGTGGACGCGGCCCAGGCGAAGAAGGCCCAGTACGAGAAAATGCTGGGCGGCACGGTAGACGTGGTCTTCGACGCGCCTTACTACAAATTGCGCTGGGGCTACTTCGAGACCAAGCAGGATGCCGAGGATAAGATCCTGGAGCTATCCGATCAGAAGATCCAGGCTTTCGTGGTCAAGCAATGA